A genomic segment from Melanotaenia boesemani isolate fMelBoe1 chromosome 9, fMelBoe1.pri, whole genome shotgun sequence encodes:
- the scn3b gene encoding sodium channel subunit beta-3 isoform X2: MVTLYRVHLQTLILLVFVVHLSRPVCVDVPSETEAVLGKSMRLTCISCMKREEVKAKTRVDWYYKLEREENTKPDKTHIYKYENDSPMDVDGPFKGRLAWNGSQDLQDVSIVILNVTYNDSGLYECNVLREFEFGFFTPSFTTTKNISLNVKEKATHDTTAIYSEIMMYVLLVFLTFWLLVEMVYCYRKISKSDEQAQDTAY; the protein is encoded by the exons ATGGTAACTCTGTACAGAGTTCATCTGCAAACTTTGAtacttttggtttttgttg TTCACCTGAGCAGGCCGGTATGTGTTGATGTGCCGTCAGAGACCGAAGCAGTCCTTGGGAAGTCCATGAGGCTGACATGCATCTCCTGTATGAAGAGGGAGGAGGTCAAAGCAAAGACACGCGTGGACTGGTACTACAAGttagaaagagaagaaaacaccAAACCTGACAAAACTCAT ATATACAAATATGAAAATGACAGTCCAATGGATGTAGATGGACCATTTAAAGGACGTCTGGCCTGGAATGGGAGCCAAGACTTGCAAGATGTTTCCATTGTGATCCTTAATGTCACTTATAATGACAGTGGTCTTTACGAGTGCAATGTTCTTCGTGAGTTTGAGTTTGGCTTTTTTACCCCCTCATTCACCACTACGAAGAACATCTCACtcaatgtgaaagaaaaag CCACTCACGACACCACAGCCATCTACTCGGAGATCATGATGTATGTACTGCTGGTGTTCTTGACCTTCTGGCTTCTGGTAGAAATGGTCTACTGCTACAGGAAGATCTCCAAGTCTGATGAGCAGGCTCAGGACACAGC ATACTGA
- the scn3b gene encoding sodium channel subunit beta-3 isoform X1 encodes MVTLYRVHLQTLILLVFVVHLSRPVCVDVPSETEAVLGKSMRLTCISCMKREEVKAKTRVDWYYKLEREENTKPDKTHIYKYENDSPMDVDGPFKGRLAWNGSQDLQDVSIVILNVTYNDSGLYECNVLREFEFGFFTPSFTTTKNISLNVKEKATHDTTAIYSEIMMYVLLVFLTFWLLVEMVYCYRKISKSDEQAQDTATNYLAIPSEHKDNPAAPVTE; translated from the exons ATGGTAACTCTGTACAGAGTTCATCTGCAAACTTTGAtacttttggtttttgttg TTCACCTGAGCAGGCCGGTATGTGTTGATGTGCCGTCAGAGACCGAAGCAGTCCTTGGGAAGTCCATGAGGCTGACATGCATCTCCTGTATGAAGAGGGAGGAGGTCAAAGCAAAGACACGCGTGGACTGGTACTACAAGttagaaagagaagaaaacaccAAACCTGACAAAACTCAT ATATACAAATATGAAAATGACAGTCCAATGGATGTAGATGGACCATTTAAAGGACGTCTGGCCTGGAATGGGAGCCAAGACTTGCAAGATGTTTCCATTGTGATCCTTAATGTCACTTATAATGACAGTGGTCTTTACGAGTGCAATGTTCTTCGTGAGTTTGAGTTTGGCTTTTTTACCCCCTCATTCACCACTACGAAGAACATCTCACtcaatgtgaaagaaaaag CCACTCACGACACCACAGCCATCTACTCGGAGATCATGATGTATGTACTGCTGGTGTTCTTGACCTTCTGGCTTCTGGTAGAAATGGTCTACTGCTACAGGAAGATCTCCAAGTCTGATGAGCAGGCTCAGGACACAGC GACAAACTACCTAGCCATTCCCTCTGAGCACAAAGACAATCCAGCTGCTCCCGTTACCGaataa